The window AACGGAATATCTCCATGTCCTGTTTTGTGTAGCCTTCCTCATAGGAGTTCACCACCGTGTCGAAGGCCGTGAGCAGGTCGTCCCTTTCGTCCAGTTCGTAGAGCCAGTTGCACTGGTCTGTCAGCAGCCCCACGGGTATCTGTCCCCTGATCCTGGTTGTCAGGTCCGGCATTCCCGGGAGAGGTTTGAAGGCTTCCAGTATGGTACCCCTCTCGGCAAACAGGCTCTCGTCAATGCCGGTGGCCTCGGCCAGTTGATCCCAGAATATTGCCTCCGGCACCTCTCCCCTGACATAACCGGTGGTGAATACAACCTCAGTAGCCGTCTGGTAGAACTGTTCTTCGTCCACCCTGTGCTTCCTGGCGATGGCGAAGAGTCCTTCACGGAACCCCTCGGTGTAGTAGACGCCTCCCAGATCGAAGTAAACGGCCTCTATTTTGT of the bacterium genome contains:
- a CDS encoding HAD family phosphatase; the protein is MDYKIEAVYFDLGGVYYTEGFREGLFAIARKHRVDEEQFYQTATEVVFTTGYVRGEVPEAIFWDQLAEATGIDESLFAERGTILEAFKPLPGMPDLTTRIRGQIPVGLLTDQCNWLYELDERDDLLTAFDTVVNSYEEGYTKQDMEIFRLACERLTLLPEELAFFDDNQGNIDRAKEFGLRAFLFEDAARTEMILAAEGVELPPIGRGSRLQVPGSTDQDLDS